The Armatimonadota bacterium genome includes a region encoding these proteins:
- a CDS encoding dipeptide ABC transporter ATP-binding protein, whose protein sequence is MTGTAGEVILEVRNLRKYFPITKGFIFQKQVGAVKAVDDVSFFIKTGETLGLVGESGCGKTTTGRVILRLMEPTAGEAVFEGRSIFSLGKEELRRMRRDLQIIFQDPYSSLNPRMTVGDIVGEPLEIHNLARGKDKVRRVQELLEVVGLSPYHANRYPHEFSGGQRQRIGIARALAVNPKLIICDEPVSALDVSIQAQVLNLLEELQKEFGLTYLFIAHDLSVVKHISDRVAVMYLGKIVEVCPVEELFANPQHPYTEALLSAVPIPDPGMRRERIILPGDVPSPSNPPKGCRFHTRCLYAVESCRVNEPPMVDVADGHYVACPVQPFKHQRSKAAVLKAPA, encoded by the coding sequence ATTACTGGGACAGCGGGCGAGGTCATCCTGGAGGTGCGCAACCTCCGCAAGTACTTCCCCATTACCAAAGGGTTCATCTTCCAGAAGCAGGTCGGGGCCGTAAAGGCCGTGGACGACGTGTCGTTCTTCATCAAGACCGGCGAGACGCTCGGGCTGGTGGGCGAGTCCGGATGCGGCAAGACGACAACCGGCCGCGTCATACTGCGGCTCATGGAGCCCACCGCCGGAGAGGCGGTGTTCGAAGGGCGGAGCATCTTCTCTCTCGGCAAGGAAGAGCTGCGCCGGATGCGGCGTGACCTGCAGATCATCTTCCAGGACCCGTACTCGTCGCTCAACCCCCGCATGACCGTCGGTGACATCGTCGGCGAGCCGCTCGAGATCCACAACCTGGCGCGGGGCAAAGACAAGGTGCGCCGGGTTCAGGAACTGCTCGAGGTGGTCGGCCTCTCGCCCTACCACGCCAACCGCTACCCGCACGAGTTCAGCGGCGGGCAGCGGCAGCGGATTGGCATCGCCCGGGCCCTGGCGGTCAATCCCAAGCTCATCATCTGCGACGAGCCGGTCTCCGCGCTGGACGTCTCGATCCAGGCGCAGGTCCTGAACCTCCTGGAGGAGCTGCAGAAGGAGTTCGGGCTGACCTACCTGTTCATCGCGCACGACCTCTCGGTGGTCAAGCACATAAGCGATCGGGTCGCGGTGATGTACCTGGGCAAGATAGTGGAGGTGTGCCCGGTCGAAGAGCTCTTCGCCAATCCGCAGCACCCCTACACCGAGGCGCTGCTGTCGGCCGTGCCGATTCCCGACCCGGGGATGCGCCGCGAGCGGATCATCCTGCCAGGCGACGTGCCCAGCCCCTCCAATCCTCCCAAGGGCTGCCGCTTCCACACCCGGTGTCTCTATGCCGTTGAGTCCTGTCGTGTGAACGAACCACCAATGGTGGACGTGGCGGATGGGCACTATGTGGCATGTCCGGTTCAGCCGTTCAAGCACCAGCGCAGCAAGGCGGCCGTGCTCAAGGCGCCAGCGTAA
- a CDS encoding ABC transporter substrate-binding protein: MRLVRRQGLILLALTLSLSLAGLTGTATGQAVKNPDTFIQVSFGDWDTFDYAWAYDTSSHTIIFNVYEPLIFYDGGRTDRFVPRIATTVPSVQNGLVSADGKTYTFPIREGVKFHDGTPMTAEDAAYSLRRFLLIDRDGGPTSLLLEPILGMTKTRDDKGNLVLKFSDLERAVQVKGNSVVVTLKEPFGPFLSIMALWSSVVSKKWAAANGDWDGTAATMARYNNLKKESSAFFEKANGTGPFKLERWDRAGKQVILVRNDGYWRTPARLSRVVFRSIDETATRILMLKAGDADSIAITRREQPQVEGDPNIRIIDNLPWLRTDAFFFTVDIDTRGNPDVGSGRLDGAGIPANFFSDIRVRRGFAYAFDYATFLQDAFRNQGTLPKGVIPPGMLGFDAKREYFSFSREKAIAEFREAWGGQVWERGFRATVLYNTGNVVREVGARILKDGVEALNPKFRLDVRGITWASYLAAMNDGKLPVFWVGWVADYPDPHNFAFHFLHSDGTFPQAQRFKNEELDRLIMQAIKETNRDKRQALYYQINQKFFELAPSVSPVNQVVFRVQRSWVRGWYNNPVFPGTYYYTIFKG; this comes from the coding sequence ATGAGACTAGTGCGGAGGCAGGGGCTTATCCTGCTCGCGTTGACGCTGTCGCTGTCCCTCGCGGGACTGACAGGTACCGCCACGGGGCAGGCTGTGAAGAATCCGGACACCTTCATCCAGGTCAGCTTCGGTGACTGGGACACCTTCGACTACGCGTGGGCCTACGACACTTCGAGCCACACGATAATCTTCAACGTCTACGAGCCGCTGATCTTCTACGACGGCGGCCGCACCGATCGCTTCGTCCCCCGTATTGCCACGACCGTGCCCAGCGTGCAGAACGGGCTGGTCTCGGCTGATGGCAAGACCTACACGTTTCCGATCCGGGAGGGCGTGAAGTTCCACGACGGGACGCCGATGACCGCAGAGGATGCCGCCTACTCGCTGCGGCGGTTCCTGCTCATTGACCGTGACGGTGGCCCTACTTCCCTGCTCCTGGAGCCGATCCTGGGCATGACCAAGACCCGCGACGACAAGGGCAACCTTGTGCTGAAGTTCTCGGACCTGGAGCGCGCGGTGCAGGTCAAGGGCAACAGCGTGGTTGTCACGCTGAAGGAGCCCTTCGGCCCCTTCCTGAGCATCATGGCGCTGTGGTCCAGCGTGGTGTCCAAGAAGTGGGCCGCGGCCAACGGGGACTGGGACGGGACCGCCGCGACGATGGCCCGCTACAACAACCTCAAGAAAGAGTCCAGCGCCTTCTTCGAGAAGGCCAACGGCACCGGGCCGTTCAAGCTCGAGCGGTGGGATCGGGCCGGCAAGCAGGTAATCCTCGTACGCAACGACGGATACTGGCGCACGCCGGCCAGGTTGAGCCGGGTCGTGTTTCGCAGCATTGACGAGACCGCTACCCGCATCCTCATGCTCAAGGCCGGCGATGCCGACAGCATCGCGATCACGCGGCGTGAGCAGCCGCAGGTAGAGGGAGACCCGAACATCCGGATCATTGACAACCTGCCGTGGTTGCGCACCGACGCGTTCTTCTTCACGGTCGACATTGACACCCGAGGCAATCCCGACGTGGGCAGCGGACGGCTGGACGGTGCCGGTATCCCCGCCAACTTCTTCTCGGACATCCGGGTCCGGCGCGGGTTCGCCTATGCCTTCGACTATGCCACGTTCTTGCAGGACGCCTTCCGCAATCAGGGCACACTGCCCAAAGGCGTGATACCACCGGGCATGCTGGGCTTCGACGCGAAGAGGGAGTACTTCTCCTTCAGCCGCGAGAAGGCCATCGCCGAGTTCAGGGAGGCGTGGGGAGGCCAGGTGTGGGAGCGCGGGTTCAGGGCGACCGTGTTGTACAACACCGGCAACGTCGTCCGCGAGGTCGGCGCGCGGATCCTGAAGGACGGCGTTGAGGCTTTGAACCCCAAGTTCCGGCTGGATGTCCGGGGCATCACTTGGGCTTCCTATCTGGCGGCGATGAACGACGGCAAGCTGCCCGTCTTCTGGGTGGGCTGGGTCGCCGACTACCCGGACCCCCACAACTTCGCCTTCCACTTCCTGCACAGCGACGGCACGTTCCCCCAGGCCCAGCGGTTCAAGAACGAGGAGCTGGACCGGCTCATCATGCAGGCGATCAAGGAGACCAACCGGGACAAGCGCCAGGCGCTGTACTACCAGATCAACCAGAAGTTCTTCGAGCTGGCGCCGTCGGTCTCGCCGGTGAACCAGGTAGTGTTCCGAGTGCAGCGCTCCTGGGTGAGGGGATGGTACAACAACCCGGTGTTCCCGGGGACGTACTACTACACGATCTTCAAGGGATAG
- a CDS encoding ABC transporter ATP-binding protein codes for MAEPLLSVRNLKTYFHTDEGVVRAVDGLTYDLAKGETLGIVGESGCGKSVHALSVMRLIPTPPGKIVEGEIWFEGRNLLTLSDEEMRHIRGNRIAMIFQEPMTSLNPVLTIGEQIAEAVILHQKLDKKTAWDRAAEMLERVKIPLARERVKDYPHQFSGGMRQRVMIAMALSCNPSILIADEPTTALDVTIQAQILDLIRELQQEFHMSVIVITHNLGVVAEMTDNVVVMYAGKPVEHTDVKRVFRDPKHPYTWGLLHSIPKLHERRERLIPIEGQPPSLIDLPPGCPFAPRCPFAMEICVQEDPPDVDIQAGHYAKCYLYTDHATGEEKRAAEAAGLLASTRRA; via the coding sequence GTGGCAGAGCCGCTGCTTTCTGTTAGGAACTTGAAGACCTACTTTCACACCGACGAGGGCGTGGTGCGGGCCGTGGACGGGCTCACCTACGACCTGGCGAAGGGCGAGACGCTGGGGATCGTGGGCGAGTCGGGATGCGGCAAGAGCGTGCACGCGCTGTCGGTCATGCGGCTCATCCCCACACCTCCGGGCAAGATAGTAGAGGGCGAGATCTGGTTTGAAGGCCGTAACCTGCTGACGCTGTCCGACGAGGAGATGCGTCACATCCGGGGCAACCGGATCGCCATGATCTTCCAGGAGCCCATGACGTCTCTCAACCCGGTGTTGACCATAGGCGAGCAGATCGCCGAGGCGGTCATCCTTCACCAGAAGCTCGACAAGAAGACCGCCTGGGATCGTGCCGCGGAGATGCTCGAGCGGGTCAAGATCCCGCTGGCCAGGGAGCGCGTCAAGGACTACCCGCACCAGTTCAGCGGCGGCATGCGGCAGCGCGTGATGATCGCCATGGCGCTGTCGTGCAATCCCTCGATCCTGATCGCCGACGAGCCCACCACCGCGCTGGACGTGACGATCCAGGCCCAGATCCTGGACCTGATCCGCGAGCTCCAGCAGGAGTTCCACATGTCGGTGATCGTCATCACCCACAACCTGGGCGTGGTGGCCGAGATGACCGACAACGTGGTGGTGATGTACGCCGGCAAGCCGGTGGAGCACACCGACGTGAAGCGCGTCTTCCGGGACCCGAAGCACCCCTACACCTGGGGCCTGCTGCACTCGATCCCGAAGCTGCACGAGCGCAGGGAGCGGCTGATTCCCATCGAGGGCCAGCCCCCAAGTCTGATTGACCTTCCCCCGGGCTGTCCCTTCGCCCCGCGCTGCCCGTTTGCCATGGAGATCTGCGTCCAGGAGGACCCGCCGGACGTGGACATCCAGGCCGGGCACTACGCGAAGTGCTATCTGTACACCGACCACGCGACCGGGGAAGAGAAGCGGGCGGCCGAGGCGGCGGGACTGTTGGCCTCGACGCGGAGAGCGTAG
- a CDS encoding ABC transporter permease produces the protein MAWRRLRRNPLSMLGLAIIVAFVLTAVLAPVIAPPKEGARDPYMMPHEGYSPDPRPPRPGHPLGTTEQAFDIFYGLVWGARTAFRVGLAVVATAVTIGIVLGGISGYYGGRLDEIMMRIVDVFLAFPGLILAVVVVAILGPGLEKVMFALALVSWPGYARLLRGEVLSVRERDFIEAARALGASDLKVIARHVLPNSIYPVLVVSTLDMGSIVVAAAALSFLGLGAPVGYSDWGQIISLSRSWILGAAGNAFQFWYTVVFPGAALFLFTLGWNLLGDAFRDILDPRLRGSN, from the coding sequence ATGGCCTGGCGCAGGCTCCGGCGCAATCCACTGTCCATGCTGGGGCTGGCCATCATTGTGGCCTTCGTGCTTACCGCGGTGCTGGCACCGGTCATCGCCCCCCCGAAGGAGGGGGCACGAGATCCCTACATGATGCCCCACGAGGGCTACAGCCCTGATCCGCGGCCACCACGGCCCGGCCATCCGCTCGGCACGACCGAGCAGGCGTTCGACATCTTCTACGGGCTCGTATGGGGCGCGCGCACCGCGTTTCGCGTGGGGCTGGCGGTCGTGGCCACCGCTGTCACCATCGGCATCGTGCTGGGTGGCATCTCGGGATACTACGGCGGCCGTCTCGACGAGATCATGATGCGCATCGTGGACGTCTTCTTGGCGTTTCCAGGCCTCATCCTGGCCGTGGTCGTCGTCGCGATTCTCGGACCGGGGCTGGAGAAGGTGATGTTCGCCCTGGCGCTGGTAAGCTGGCCCGGATACGCCCGGCTACTGCGGGGGGAGGTCCTCTCGGTCCGCGAGCGCGACTTCATAGAAGCGGCCAGGGCGCTGGGCGCGAGCGACCTCAAGGTCATTGCCAGGCACGTGCTGCCCAACAGCATCTACCCGGTGCTCGTTGTCTCCACGCTGGACATGGGGAGCATCGTGGTGGCGGCGGCGGCGCTGAGTTTCCTGGGGCTGGGCGCGCCGGTCGGCTACTCGGACTGGGGGCAGATCATCAGTCTCTCGCGGAGCTGGATTCTGGGTGCCGCCGGCAACGCCTTCCAGTTCTGGTACACCGTGGTCTTCCCCGGCGCCGCGCTGTTCCTGTTCACGCTCGGATGGAACCTGCTGGGAGACGCCTTCCGGGATATACTGGATCCGCGGCTGCGCGGTTCGAACTGA
- a CDS encoding ABC transporter permease: MQRFLARRLVHGVIILIGLSILMFTLLVLTPGDPVELMAASNPDIRPEDVAMLRKYYGLDDPMYVRYFKWVRSVLKGDLGYSRTYGTPVTKLVVDRLRNTLTLLATSVAVAFTVGVTAGVYSALHQYSATDYVVTVGAFAGLAMPVFWQGIVFILLFAVWLPWFPAGGMMTPGVAPGWPMFLDRLWHLVLPVSVLATSGMASWTRYMRSSMLEVVRHDYVRTARAKGNPERVVINRHALRNALIPIITLIALSVPGILNGAVLTETVFSWPGMGLLLFQAVLGHDYNVAMAVLLFLALMTVIFNLLADLAYGLADPRIRYD, from the coding sequence ATGCAACGATTCCTTGCGCGCCGGCTGGTCCATGGGGTCATCATTCTGATCGGCCTTTCGATCCTGATGTTCACGTTGCTCGTGCTCACGCCCGGCGACCCCGTGGAACTCATGGCGGCCAGCAACCCCGACATCCGGCCCGAAGACGTCGCCATGCTCCGGAAGTACTACGGGCTGGACGATCCGATGTACGTGCGCTACTTCAAGTGGGTCCGGTCGGTGCTCAAGGGGGATCTCGGTTACTCGCGGACCTACGGGACGCCGGTCACGAAGCTCGTCGTTGATCGGCTGCGCAACACCCTAACGCTCCTGGCCACCTCCGTGGCAGTCGCCTTCACGGTTGGTGTCACCGCCGGCGTGTACTCGGCCCTACACCAGTACTCGGCCACGGACTATGTGGTCACGGTCGGAGCGTTCGCCGGCCTGGCCATGCCCGTGTTCTGGCAGGGGATCGTCTTCATACTCCTGTTTGCCGTGTGGCTGCCGTGGTTTCCAGCAGGCGGCATGATGACCCCTGGCGTCGCACCTGGGTGGCCCATGTTCCTGGACCGCCTGTGGCACCTGGTGCTGCCGGTGTCGGTGCTGGCCACCAGCGGCATGGCCTCGTGGACGCGCTACATGCGCAGCAGCATGCTCGAGGTGGTCAGGCACGACTACGTGCGCACCGCGCGCGCCAAGGGGAACCCCGAGCGTGTGGTAATCAACAGGCACGCCCTGCGGAACGCCCTGATCCCGATCATTACGCTGATCGCGCTCTCCGTCCCCGGTATCCTGAACGGGGCAGTGCTGACCGAAACCGTCTTCTCGTGGCCGGGAATGGGGCTGCTGCTCTTTCAGGCGGTGCTCGGACACGACTACAACGTGGCAATGGCCGTCCTGCTTTTCCTGGCCCTGATGACGGTCATCTTCAATCTCCTCGCGGATCTAGCGTACGGCCTGGCGGACCCGCGCATCCGGTATGACTAG
- a CDS encoding peptide ABC transporter substrate-binding protein — protein MERVVLRVSVLVLSVLIALSAAGPVAQAQQRRDIVTIGMAQEPDIIGPFSIMAATGVIHNVIFGYAAPFNEKWVRVPVMAEKLPTLKDGDWQVLPNNKMRVIWKLKRGFTWHDGKPVTALDWRFTYGMLRNPRTPSTARFVLNKVDNILVTNINDPYEMVVQWNELWPFAGSEPFGQPYPLPRHLLERPYLSNPANLRAEPYFRLPVANGPYRMTEWVAGSHMSFEAHEKWPLGAPAIKKLTVRFILDSTVLQANAISGGVDATEISNFSCMQMEQIAERAPRVKANYREAMVWERIDFNLDDVWLKDKRVRQAVAYALDRKALAEVSCSGGRQPVANSWMAPGHPAANPNVKKYDLDPARARSLLAEAGFRPGPDGYLRDGTGKRLELEISTTAGNAIREQIQQIIKEQLRQVGIDVRISNRPASVFFGTYTTRRQFPHMAMYASLFTPESVPHDRFHSIGIPTLANNWSGNNRVGWRHAENDQIWDQIIAELDVEKRSALLRKQQEIFAEELPSLSLYFRLDLTTFPKAMRNVKPVGLGTYYLPWNVWEWRWADQ, from the coding sequence ATGGAGCGGGTTGTGCTTCGCGTGAGCGTTCTCGTGTTGAGTGTCCTGATCGCGCTGTCCGCCGCGGGGCCGGTCGCACAGGCCCAGCAGCGTCGCGACATTGTGACGATTGGTATGGCGCAAGAGCCGGATATCATTGGTCCGTTCTCGATCATGGCCGCAACCGGCGTCATCCACAACGTGATCTTCGGGTACGCGGCGCCCTTCAACGAGAAGTGGGTGCGTGTTCCCGTAATGGCCGAGAAGCTCCCGACGCTGAAGGACGGCGACTGGCAGGTTCTCCCCAACAACAAGATGCGCGTCATCTGGAAGCTCAAGCGCGGCTTCACCTGGCACGACGGGAAGCCCGTCACCGCGCTGGACTGGCGGTTCACCTACGGCATGCTGCGCAACCCGCGCACGCCCTCGACCGCCCGATTCGTCTTGAACAAGGTGGACAACATCCTGGTCACCAATATCAACGATCCTTACGAGATGGTGGTCCAGTGGAACGAGCTCTGGCCGTTCGCCGGCAGCGAGCCGTTCGGCCAGCCGTACCCGCTGCCGCGCCATCTGCTTGAGCGTCCCTATCTGTCCAACCCAGCCAACCTGCGGGCCGAGCCGTACTTCCGGCTGCCGGTTGCGAACGGACCCTACCGCATGACCGAGTGGGTGGCGGGCAGCCACATGAGCTTCGAGGCCCACGAGAAGTGGCCCCTGGGCGCGCCGGCGATCAAGAAGCTGACCGTGCGGTTCATCCTCGACAGCACGGTGCTGCAGGCCAACGCGATCTCGGGCGGCGTGGACGCCACGGAGATCAGCAACTTCTCCTGCATGCAGATGGAGCAGATTGCAGAGCGGGCGCCCCGGGTGAAGGCCAACTACCGTGAGGCCATGGTCTGGGAACGGATTGACTTCAACCTGGATGACGTGTGGCTGAAGGACAAGCGCGTGCGGCAGGCGGTCGCCTACGCGCTGGACCGGAAGGCCCTCGCCGAGGTCTCGTGCTCCGGCGGCCGGCAGCCCGTGGCGAACTCGTGGATGGCGCCCGGGCATCCCGCGGCCAACCCCAATGTGAAGAAGTACGACCTCGACCCGGCAAGGGCGCGATCGCTCCTGGCCGAGGCGGGATTCCGGCCCGGCCCGGACGGCTACCTGCGCGACGGCACCGGGAAGCGCCTTGAGTTGGAGATCTCCACCACGGCGGGCAACGCCATCCGCGAGCAGATCCAGCAGATCATAAAGGAGCAGCTCCGTCAGGTCGGCATTGACGTGCGCATCAGCAACCGGCCGGCCTCGGTATTCTTCGGGACCTACACGACCCGGCGGCAGTTCCCGCACATGGCGATGTACGCCAGCCTGTTCACGCCGGAGTCGGTGCCCCACGACAGGTTTCACAGCATCGGCATCCCGACACTTGCCAACAACTGGTCGGGCAACAACCGCGTTGGCTGGCGCCACGCCGAGAACGACCAGATCTGGGATCAGATAATCGCCGAGCTGGACGTGGAGAAGCGCTCAGCGCTGCTGCGGAAGCAGCAGGAGATCTTCGCGGAGGAACTGCCGAGCCTGTCGCTCTACTTCCGGCTCGACCTGACCACCTTCCCCAAGGCCATGCGGAACGTAAAGCCGGTGGGGTTGGGGACGTACTACCTGCCCTGGAACGTCTGGGAGTGGCGGTGGGCGGACCAGTAG
- a CDS encoding ABC transporter permease yields MQGSSTPRQLALELERRRAEAAGYAVGQSYWQIAWRRFLKHRLAMIGGTACLLLTLMAVLAPWIAPHPFDRISLDARWMQPGLTGNVFGTDELGRDVLTRIMYAGRISLVVGYVTAVSISIVGSLVGAVAGFYGGWVDSVLMRLVDMLIAIPLLPLYLILAALIPGGGVGRIVLIFTLFGWTTVARLVRGQILSLKSQDFVEAGRAMGASEARLILRHLIPNALAPVIVAATLTVGTAILSESGLSYLGLGIQPPIPSWGNMLQRAQEYLLKASWLAVFPGLFIFITVLSFNFLGDGLRDALDPRLKT; encoded by the coding sequence ATGCAGGGTAGCTCGACACCACGACAGCTCGCGCTGGAACTTGAGCGGCGTCGCGCGGAGGCCGCAGGTTACGCCGTAGGGCAGTCGTACTGGCAGATCGCCTGGCGCCGTTTCCTAAAGCACCGGCTGGCGATGATAGGCGGCACCGCCTGCCTCCTGTTGACGCTCATGGCGGTGCTGGCGCCGTGGATCGCACCCCATCCCTTCGACCGCATCAGCCTCGATGCGCGCTGGATGCAACCCGGATTGACCGGGAACGTCTTCGGGACCGACGAACTGGGTCGCGACGTGCTGACGCGCATCATGTACGCCGGGCGCATCTCTCTCGTCGTAGGGTACGTGACAGCGGTCTCCATCTCGATCGTGGGCTCTCTCGTGGGCGCGGTCGCCGGTTTCTACGGCGGGTGGGTGGACAGCGTGCTCATGCGGCTGGTGGACATGCTGATCGCGATCCCGCTCCTGCCGCTCTACCTCATCCTCGCCGCGCTCATCCCGGGCGGAGGGGTGGGCAGGATCGTGCTGATCTTCACCCTGTTCGGATGGACCACCGTGGCGCGGCTGGTGCGCGGGCAGATCCTGTCGCTGAAGAGCCAGGACTTCGTGGAGGCAGGGCGTGCGATGGGCGCCTCGGAGGCCCGGCTGATCCTGCGGCACCTCATTCCAAACGCGCTTGCGCCGGTGATCGTGGCTGCGACGCTGACGGTGGGGACCGCGATCCTGTCGGAGTCGGGCCTGTCGTATCTGGGGTTGGGGATCCAGCCGCCGATACCGTCGTGGGGCAACATGCTCCAGCGCGCGCAGGAGTACCTGTTGAAGGCGTCGTGGCTGGCGGTCTTCCCAGGGCTGTTCATCTTTATCACGGTCTTGTCGTTCAACTTCCTCGGGGACGGGCTGCGCGACGCGCTCGACCCGCGGCTGAAGACGTAG
- a CDS encoding ABC transporter permease, which translates to MTAFVVRRLILLPLVAFGVTLLIFGLLQMLSPQMRAALYVTDPRQLRAVDSIIRMHGLDKPFHSQYVGWLGRVVRGDLGWSETAKMPVAKAIATFFPATLELTIFAVVPIIVVGIWLGTLSAVHRDRLVDHFSRFFAISGTSMPTFVWGLLLLMVFYGAWQIFPPGRLSLEPNMYVLSQQFRPYTRLMTVDALLNGQLWIFVDALRHLALPVLTLSLVSCATLVRVTRSSMLETLRQDYVRTARAKGLDSGVVVNKHARKNAMIPVVTLSALLFVGLLNGVAITETVYGYPGIGLWGVNAAIQLDAAAVAGFALFNALLLVMGNLTADILYALIDPRIRLR; encoded by the coding sequence ATGACGGCATTCGTCGTCCGGCGGTTGATCCTGTTGCCCCTTGTTGCCTTTGGGGTAACCCTCCTGATATTCGGGCTGCTACAGATGCTCTCCCCGCAGATGCGGGCCGCGCTGTACGTGACCGACCCGCGCCAGCTCCGCGCCGTGGACAGCATCATCCGCATGCACGGTCTGGACAAGCCGTTCCACAGCCAGTACGTGGGCTGGCTGGGCCGCGTGGTGCGGGGCGACCTGGGGTGGTCGGAGACCGCCAAGATGCCGGTTGCGAAGGCGATCGCCACCTTCTTCCCGGCGACCCTGGAGCTGACAATCTTCGCGGTCGTACCCATCATTGTTGTTGGGATATGGTTGGGGACGCTTTCGGCGGTGCACCGCGACCGCCTTGTGGATCACTTCTCCCGTTTCTTCGCTATCAGCGGGACCTCTATGCCTACCTTCGTGTGGGGCCTCCTGCTCTTGATGGTGTTCTACGGTGCCTGGCAGATCTTCCCTCCAGGGCGCCTCTCGCTGGAGCCCAACATGTACGTGCTCTCCCAGCAGTTCCGCCCCTATACGCGGCTGATGACCGTGGATGCCCTGCTGAATGGCCAGCTCTGGATCTTCGTGGACGCGCTGCGCCACCTTGCGCTGCCGGTGTTGACCCTGAGCCTGGTTAGCTGTGCGACGCTCGTGCGCGTGACCCGGTCCTCGATGCTGGAGACGCTGCGCCAGGACTACGTGCGAACCGCGCGGGCAAAGGGTTTGGACAGCGGGGTCGTGGTCAACAAGCACGCGCGCAAGAACGCCATGATTCCGGTCGTGACGCTGTCCGCCCTGCTGTTCGTGGGGCTCCTCAACGGCGTGGCAATCACGGAGACGGTCTACGGCTATCCCGGGATTGGGCTCTGGGGCGTGAACGCCGCGATCCAGCTCGATGCGGCCGCGGTCGCCGGTTTTGCCCTGTTCAATGCGCTGCTGCTGGTGATGGGCAACCTGACAGCCGACATCCTCTACGCGTTGATAGATCCCCGCATCCGGCTGCGATGA